One genomic region from Quercus robur chromosome 4, dhQueRobu3.1, whole genome shotgun sequence encodes:
- the LOC126723265 gene encoding uncharacterized protein LOC126723265 encodes MASCVQLDKLKKSKSWFINFQYNPKKDQAGDVRNILLIVATLIAAVTFQAGVNPPGGVWQDNTKGHVAGKAIYASREVEFYVFLICNTVALSTSVLVIMSLTYKFPFHLEVFVATASMLGTYASAIFAVTPGDFFKYRYILIAAALPFVLRVLIYIVKSNAEEEQENLCCKCRRENSDDISCRRCGSEISKSAEDVKV; translated from the coding sequence ATGGCTAGCTGCGTTCAACTTGATAAACTTAAGAAAAGCAAGAGCTGGTTTATAAACTTCCAATATAACCCAAAGAAGGACCAGGCAGGCGATGTCCGAAACATTCTCTTGATAGTTGCAACTTTAATTGCAGCAGTGACTTTTCAAGCTGGGGTTAACCCTCCCGGCGGGGTTTGGCAAGATAATACTAAAGGACATGTTGCAGGGAAGGCCATATATGCGTCTCGAGAAGTCGAATTCTATGTTTTCTTGATCTGTAACACTGTGGCACTTTCCACTTCGGTTCTTGTCATTATGTCTCTCACATATAAGTTCCCTTTCCATTTAGAAGTATTTGTTGCCACAGCTTCGATGCTTGGAACTTACGCATCGGCCATATTTGCTGTCACGCCtggtgatttttttaaatatcggTACATCCTCATAGCAGCTGCTTTGCCTTTTGTGCTACGAGTTTTGATTTATATAGTCAAGTCCAATGCAGAGGAAGAGCAGGAGAATCTGTGTTGCAAATGTAGAAGGGAGAATTCTGATGATATCTCATGCAGAAGATGTGGAAGTGAGATTTCCAAAAGTGCAGAAGATGTCAAAGTTTGA